Within the Oncorhynchus masou masou isolate Uvic2021 chromosome 1, UVic_Omas_1.1, whole genome shotgun sequence genome, the region ctccccatctctataAATAGCTACAATGAATGAGCCCAGACATGGATGCCAATCTTCCTCCTCCTGAGcaaaagagaaggaagaggaaagtggtacacacacacacacaccttttgtgAGATGTATGGGGCACAAGGATAAGAAACAGAAATACCTGAAATTAAACTAAGAATTCTCTTGTATAACAGAACATTTTAGCATATGGGATCACAAATGCAGTATGATTAAAAGTGCTGGTTTTCATCCTTACCTTTCCATCAGTAACTTAAGAGTTGACTATATCAGTGAAATACAATTTATAAAAAAAGGAAGCCTACAGACATTAAGGCCTTTAAAAGACTGCAGTTGTGTACCTCTGTTTTACATACTCCACAAGAAGCTCTCCCATATCTCCATATTCTCTTATCTAAATCCACACTGTCAGACAGGGAAAATGCACCACCCAAAACCACTCCATACCCCTATATGCCAAAACATCAAAAGAATGCCGAAGCGAATACTCTGCACTAATACCCACTCCAAATCCCATATGAAAAAGGGTCTCACTGGTATTAGagaaatggaggggagagagagaatacagctTTGATCCCAAGCGTGTCTAGCAGATAGACACTCAGGGCTATGGCACAATGGGTCACTGCATcagtaaccacgtttccatccagattaaagttatactgtatacaaaaaataataatgacagctgggatggaaacaggaagtgtcGGTACAATTTCATTATTGCTTGTTCGACAAGGtggggatctttttgtgtcggtaaaatgaaTTACTCAAATTGCGGTGGAAACAATTTCTTGAGTAATTGTTGAGAGAATTACCATAATGTCGAGGTAAATTTGAAGTCACGCAATGCTATGTTGAATGGTCCTCCTACTACAACTAGAAAAAGCTTGCCCAGTTTATTAGGCTTCAGATGAAAGAAGTTATGAACTTCATAGGGTAGTGCACAGTCATGAGGCtaatgctcctttccaataaatattgaggatATTATTTTGTATGCTAGTGAGATTATCTGTGTTTAGCTGCCaattgattgggagtcccatagggcagcacacaattggctcagcgtcgtccgggtttggccgtcactgtaaataagaatttgttcttaactgacattccATTCCTAGTTAAAGTTGTTTTTTTAGTCGGTACATGACAAACTTTAGCACCAAAGGGGTTTCTATGTACACTGcatcacagccttttatccaCAACACAACCGTTTGATAGAAACAAACCTCTGGAGGGAAAATGTGAAAAATAAACTATTTTAAATGCATATTTTATAATATTCACATGAACATCTGTcacaaattggatggaaacctagcttatGACATTTGTTTGACTCACTTATTTTCCATTTGGACTCAAACTCCACTTATAAAGTTATAAACAAGACCATTCTGGGAGATTTCCATTCAGCCAGAATGTGTCAATACAGCACTGTTTATTCATTACCTCAAGATTGTTGAAGTTAAAATGCTAATGATTCATCACTGAAGAGTAGAATAAAAACTGATTGTGGTTTATTCAGCCACAACATTATCAAACAAGATGATCTAATGTTCCTTGTTTAAGTTTAGATCAGAGTTATCCACTGAAGACCAGCTCAGATCAAACAGAAAGCCCTAGATAGAGCCAACTGATCCACTAGCCACCCCACCACATGGAAGAGCAGTGCCACTTTGGTACCAGTGAAGGGATTAAAGAGCATTGGTGCACTGGACACACCTAAACaaatatgagggtttcagcataTAAGATGAGGTGTGTAATTACATGCCTGACATTCACCTTCTTTGGAAAGACATGCCCACTATCTTTAAATAATTTTGGGCTATTAAAGAGTTGACTTCACTCTGTTGCGCTTCATTTCATGCAGACAACATGGATAATACAACAGCATTGAACTACTCACAGGGACATGCTGGCTGTTACCAATGGAGTCCTCCTGGTTGTTCTCATCTGGGAACATATTCTCCAGGAGAAGGAAGGACAGCATGCCCATGATAACCCACAGGCCCTGGGTCCTGTAGTGGAGCTGGCTCTCATCTGAACACAGGGAGGATGGAAGAGACATAAAAATGGAGCCTCTCTCACACTAACAGGGATGACAATCTAATTGGAAAACTTTCTCTAGGATTGCATGGTGACCCCCTTCCACATGGATCAGTGGAATTCAGGCATGGCTTAGGTTTGCTCATCATCACCACTGAGGATATCACAAGTCAGCAAAGCATTTTAAAGTGTATTTCTACATGACAACCAGAGGACCTCGGGTTAGGGAAACTTAATCCTGGGCCACATCAAGTTGCCAAACGTTGTAGATAGAAATGCCATGAATAGAGCTGACATGATTCCTTACTATTTACATCAGTGTTTCTcaactccagtacccccaaaagtacacatttttgttgtagccccagACAAGCACACCATATTTATATCATTGAGGGTTTGATGATTAGTTAACAAGTTAACTCAGGTGTACTTTTCCAGGGttacaataaaaaatatattgttgGGGTACTGGAGTTTGGAAACAGTGCTCTAGATGACAGAGTGGCATGTCTGTTTACATATCatgacacaggtgcaccttgtgctgggacaataaaaggccactaaaatcaTCAGTTTTGTCATAACAATGCCACAGTCCAAGTtcagggagtgtgcaattggcatgttgacagcaggaaagtccaccagagctgttgccagagaatttaataaTTTCACTACCATAAGccaacactccaacatcattttagagaatgtgGCTGTATGTCCAAATGATCACAAATGCAGAATACGTGTAAGCACAGCagcacaggacctccacatccggcttcttcacctgtgggatcgtctgagaccagccaccggaTGAAACTGTGGTTTTGCACAATAGTAGAATTTCTGCACAatccgtctcagggaagctcatctgcatgctcgttgtcctcacaAAAGGTCTTGACCCGAGTGCAGTTTTCAGTCGTAACAGACTTCaatgggaaaatgctcaccttcagtgccccatggtggcggtggggttatggtatgggcagcaataagctacggacaactaacccaattgcattttatcgatggcaatttaaatgcagagataccgtgatgagatcctgaggcccattatcgtgccattcatcatgtgccatcacctcatgtttcagcatgaaaaggcacagccccatgttgcaaggaccTGTACACAATCCCTGGACGCTGAACATGTCccaattcttccatggcctgcataccccCAGACATGTCATCCTTTAAGCATGTttaggatgctctggatcaatgttTACAACACgttgttccagttcctgccaatatccagcaacttagcgcagccattgaagaggagtgggacaacattccataggccacaatcaacagcctgatcaactctatgcggaGATGTTTCGCACTGCAATCGGTAAATGGTTAGtatcacaccagatactaactggtTTTCTGACTCATTCccttaactttttttttaaagatggatGTGACAAATAACTGCACATCTGTATTCCTAGtaatgtgaaatctatagattattataattattttaaatcaactgtaactcagtaaagtatttgaaagtgttgcatttatattttagttTAGTTTATATGTTTGCACTAAAACTGCTTTGAAGAGTCATTGTAAAATGCTATATTtgactatttttttttaaattgacgaGAATTTCTGCACTTCCAACATTCACTtattcaaaaaaataaatgtggtACCCTGGGAATGTTAGCTGTCATTCCCTGTCTGGCTCTGTCAGCTTGAAAAGTGTCGAAATCAACGGTTTTCGCAAACACCCTATCTACACAATATTGCTGACATGTCAGAAAAGTGATATGCAAGCCTATGTACACACAGGAATTCCACTGGTCTGTGTGAAGGTTCAGAAGAGGTATACTGGTGGGGGGAAATAAGCACAGGCAATTTGAATGGGGATGTCTCCAGGAGGGATAAGGATGGGGATAGAAAGAACAGGAGGGTGCCTGAGAGAAAGTTGACCCACCTGGGCTGCAGGAGTGGGAATGTGCCCAAGCCTCCGGGAGCAGGTGGAGGAACACGTCACCCAACAGACCACCAATGGCAAAGCTCAGAAGCTGCTTTAGCTTCCGACAGCCAGCTGGAAAGAGAGTGTAACAAGAGATGGTAATTATGAAAAGTTTAGTTGAGGTAGGCTGTATCATCCATGACATACAAAGTGCTGGTTCTTTCCTGTTTGAGCTAAAACATTTACAGGCTTCATTTAAATAAACCTACGGAATAAGTGATTTTCTACTTTAACTTTCAAATTAAGAGCCATTGCATGTTTGTCTATTTAAACATTTTCATCTTTGCATGAAGTATGACTTAATGATGACTATGACTGAATTAAAGAAATAGGCCTACTGGGTAATTTCTCGATAGAAAAAAATAGATCCAATATATTCAAACTTCTGAACGAACAGCTTCAGAGAATGCAATTGCCATTGCAATTATATTACAAGATGTCATTAGTGATTTGACTTCTCTATCCTTACCAATACTAATAAGCACAAAGGACCAGGACAGGCAAAAGCCAGTGCCCTTCAACGTTAATTGTGTTTTCTGAGATGTGTTGAAATGCAATACAGAGGCCTGGTTTCTCTTCTTTGAGAGTTTAGAATACAGCATGGCAATGAGGACACACCCAATTCAGCACCATTTCCATTGACACATTTGTCCGTCTAGGCTTATGTCAGTGATACCAGAGAAAGTAATTCTGTAggtaacaaaaaaataaaaatactgatTTAATACAAACTTGTCCTAAAACAAACAGCAGGATTTGGGTGAGCCAAAAGGATAATCCAACAGGGCAAATGAATCAGTGAGATTTGACCATAATTTAACAGTTTTTAACACTATATGCACATAAATAGTACCGGTATCTCACATGGTTAAATACTCAAGGCAacaagaaagaaaaaagaaatcAGCAACACAGCTTTGGAGGTAGTGACTGTGGCCACGATATAGGCTGTGTTTAAAAGGGTGTGGTCATGCAGAGTTCAAAACCACATGGTTCATCTCATTAGCAGCAGTTTCCTTACCAGGGAAAAATAGAGGGGCTATTGCTCTACATTTAAATGGCTCTTCAGAAAAAAGATGCATAactatttaaaatatattttatgataAATTTATGTCCAGCTCACAAGGGCCCCTTGATAATGTGAGGCATTTGCCTCTTCTGCCTAATGGTAAGTCACCCTGAGGTAGCCTACAGTGACTGTTTAATTATGCGTGTGGTGATCGAGGACTATCCAGTGTGGCTCATTTTCAGAAGAAAGAGAAGGCCTACATTAGTCTGGCTAACAGCAAGGCTCACATATCAGTTTAGGTCACAACTTACCCACTGTCTTGAGGGCCTCTCCTGCCTCAATAGGAATAACAAGAAGGGGGAAAATCCCAGTGAGGCCTATAGCAACAGACCCAACCAGAGAGCAGAGCCAGACATCGGCACGTTCACTTGCAAAGAAGTCGGCTAAGGCCCGGAAGCCTAGGAGCTCATCTGGAAGCCCTGGGCCTGATCCAGCAGCTGTGGCTGTGGCATGAGCCATGGCTGCCTGGGACATCTTCTTACCACTGGATGCCCCTCTGGATGAGACGACCAGCAGGGCAACACCAGTGAACAGTGCAGCCAACGCCCAGCTGGGCCTACCACCTCCTGATTTCATCCGTCCCTCGTTCCAGAGAGCACCTGCAACCAACAAGGACAATGTTGCAAGATGGAGAGGT harbors:
- the LOC135550251 gene encoding zinc transporter ZIP13-like — encoded protein: MKSGGGRPSWALAALFTGVALLVVSSRGASSGKKMSQAAMAHATATAAGSGPGLPDELLGFRALADFFASERADVWLCSLVGSVAIGLTGIFPLLVIPIEAGEALKTVAGCRKLKQLLSFAIGGLLGDVFLHLLPEAWAHSHSCSPDESQLHYRTQGLWVIMGMLSFLLLENMFPDENNQEDSIGNSQHVPTSHSSDSSSEALSHINGHHSDMWSSPCKTKSSLQQVPKKIKTSGYLNLLANCIDNFTHGLAVAGSFLVSRKVGCLTTFAILLHEIPHEVGDFAILLRAGFDRWSAARMQLSTALGGVLGACFALCAQSPRGTENATAWILPFSSGGFLYIALVNVVPDLLEETSLGHSLLQILLLCCGIAVMAVLSAVVN